The Pseudopipra pipra isolate bDixPip1 chromosome 6, bDixPip1.hap1, whole genome shotgun sequence genome includes a region encoding these proteins:
- the API5 gene encoding apoptosis inhibitor 5 encodes MPTVEELYRNYGILADATETAGQHKDAYQVILDGVKGGAKEKRLAAQFIPKFFKHFPELADSAINAQLDLCEDEDVSIRRQAIKELPQFATGDNLPRVADILTQLLQSDDSAEFNLVNNALLSIFKMDAKGTLGGLFSQILQGEDIVRERAIKFLSTKLKTLPEEVMTKEVEEFILTESKKVLEDVTGEEFNLFMKILSGLKSLQTVSGRQQLVELVAEQADLEQTFNPSDPDCVDRLQQCTRQAVPLFSKNVHSTKFVTYFCEHVLPNLSSLTTSVEGLDIQLEVLKLLAEMSSFCGDMEKLESNLKKLFDKLLEYMPLPPEEAENGENAGNEEPKLQFSHVECLLYSFHQLGRKLPDFLTAKLNAEKLKDFKIRLQYFARGLQVYIRQLRLALQGKTGEALKTEENKIKVVALKITNNINVLIKDLFHIPPSYKSTITLSWKPVQKADASQKRASEDTTSSSPPKKASAGPKRDARQIYNPPSGKYSSNLGSFSYEQRGGFRGGRGRGWGGRGNRSRGRIY; translated from the exons cATAAGGATGCATACCAAGTGATCTTGGATGGTGTGAAAGGAGGTGCCAAGGAGAAGAGACTTGCAGCTCAGTTTATTCCTAAGTTCTTCAAGCATTTTCCTGAGCTAGCTGACTCAGCTATCAATGCCCAGTTGGACCTCTGCGAGGATGAAGATGTTTCT ATTCGACGACAAGCAATCAAGGAATTGCCTCAGTTTGCCACTGGAGATAATCTTCCTCGGGTGGCAGACATACTGACCCAGCTTCTACAATCAG atGATTCTGCAGAATTCAATTTGGTGAACAATGCCTTGCTCAGTATATTTAAGATGGATGCTAAAG GAACTTTGGGAGGCTTATTCAGTCAAATTCTTCAGGGAGAGGATATTGTGAGAGAGAGAGCCATTAAGTTCCTCTctacaaaactgaaaacattgcCTGAGGAGGTGATGACAAAGGAGGTGGAAGAGTTCATATTGACTGAATCAAAGAAG GTTCTGGAAGATGTGACAGGCGAGGAATTTAATCTGTTCATGAAAATATTGTCTGGATTAAAAAGCTTACAGACAGTAAGTGGGAGGCAACAGCTAGTGGAGCTGGTAGCCGAACAAGCTGACCTGGAACAAACATTCAATCCATCTGATCCAGATTGTGTGGACAGACTTCAGCAGTGTACTCGGCAGGCAGTGCCACTCTTCTCA aaaaatgttcaTTCCACAAAATTTGTTACTTACTTCTGTGAGCATGTTCTGCCAAACCTCAGTTCTTTGACTACTTCAGTGGAGGGTCTCGATATCCAGTTAGAG GTTTTAAAGCTTCTTGCTGAAATGAGCTCTTTCTGTGGCGATATGGAAAAGCTTGAATCAAATTTGAAGAAGCTGTTTGACAAACTACTG GAGTATATGCCTCTTCCTCCAGAGGAAGCAGAGAACGGGGAAAATGCTGGCAATGAAGAGCCTAAGTTGCAATTCAGTCATGTGGAGTGTTTATTGTATAGTTTCCATCAGCTAGGTCGTAAACTTCCAGACTTCCTCACAGCCAAGCTGAATGCAGAGAAATTGAAAGACTTTAAAATCAG gctaCAATATTTTGCTCGAGGGTTGCAGGTTTATATTCGGCAGCTTCGTCTGGCACTTCaaggaaaaacaggagaagcCTTGAAAACAGAGGAG aacAAGATTAAAGTGGTTGCCTTGAAGATAACCAATAACATTAATGTTTTAATCAAG GATCTCTTCCACATTCCTCCTTCTTACAAAAGTACAATTACACTGTCCTGGAAACCAGTACAGAAGGCAGATGCAAG tCAAAAAAGAGCAAGTGAAGATACAACCTCAAGTTCACCCCCAAAGAAAGCTTCAGCAGGACCAAAAAGGGATGCCAGGCAAATATATAATCCTCCTAGTGGAAAATACAGCAGTAATCTGGGTAGTTTTTCTTACG AGCAAAGAGGTGGTTTCCGTGGTGGACGAGGAAGAGGCTGGGGAGGACGTGGCAATCGTAGCCGAGGAAGAATCTACTGA